One Acidobacteriota bacterium DNA window includes the following coding sequences:
- a CDS encoding FtsX-like permease family protein, with protein MFRHLSLIFRNSIRNRRRSLLTIVSIGVSLCLLGLLIAIYRTFYFSEATPDQALRLVTRNRVSLANPLPLSYEQRIKQVSGVKEVTIFQWFGGTYKDARDPANFFARFATEADKYATIYPENKLSETELKAFNSEPTACIVGYKTAQKHNLKLGDRITIVGDIFPVNLELVLRGIYTGPTDNETLYFHYKYLNESLTKSSSNGMADQVGTFVIRMERPEDANSISKSVDDMFRNSTAQTKTETEQAFGLSFLSFLGDVKLILLSICAAVTFTILLVSGNTMAMSVRERVREVGVLKTLGFTNGAVLWLLIGEAIIIALIGGAVGIALASGLCALIRTLPSTFADLSQLRVTFSVAAICLLVAGMIGLISSFIPAWGASRRPIIDALKFSD; from the coding sequence ATGTTTCGTCATCTCTCACTGATCTTCAGAAACAGCATCCGCAATCGTCGTCGTTCCCTGCTGACAATCGTGAGCATAGGAGTATCTCTTTGCCTGCTTGGATTGTTGATTGCGATTTATCGCACCTTTTACTTTTCCGAAGCCACACCGGATCAAGCGCTACGACTGGTGACCCGCAACCGCGTTTCGCTGGCCAACCCACTGCCGCTTTCCTATGAGCAGCGCATCAAACAGGTTTCGGGAGTTAAAGAAGTCACGATTTTTCAGTGGTTCGGCGGCACATACAAGGATGCGCGCGACCCGGCCAATTTCTTTGCGCGATTTGCGACCGAAGCGGATAAGTACGCGACTATTTATCCGGAGAACAAACTTTCGGAAACCGAACTTAAAGCTTTTAACAGCGAACCAACTGCCTGCATTGTCGGGTACAAGACGGCGCAAAAACATAATCTGAAACTTGGCGACCGCATCACCATTGTCGGAGATATCTTTCCCGTCAATCTGGAATTGGTTTTGCGAGGCATTTACACCGGTCCGACGGACAATGAAACTCTCTATTTCCACTACAAGTATTTGAATGAGAGTTTGACCAAAAGTTCGTCCAACGGCATGGCGGATCAGGTGGGCACATTCGTGATTCGCATGGAGCGACCGGAAGACGCCAATTCAATTTCGAAATCCGTGGACGATATGTTCCGCAACTCCACGGCGCAAACCAAAACTGAAACCGAGCAGGCGTTCGGCTTGAGTTTTCTTTCTTTCCTGGGTGACGTGAAGCTGATCCTGCTTTCAATCTGCGCTGCCGTCACCTTCACCATTCTGCTGGTTTCGGGTAACACAATGGCCATGTCCGTGCGCGAACGCGTGCGCGAAGTCGGCGTTTTGAAAACGCTCGGCTTTACAAACGGCGCGGTTTTGTGGTTGCTGATCGGGGAAGCAATCATCATTGCCCTGATCGGCGGCGCGGTCGGCATTGCGCTCGCCAGCGGGCTATGCGCTTTGATCCGCACACTTCCCTCAACGTTCGCTGATCTCAGCCAACTGCGCGTGACCTTTTCGGTCGCGGCGATTTGTTTACTCGTGGCGGGGATGATCGGCCTCATCAGTTCCTTCATTCCAGCCTGGGGTGCCTCCAGACGCCCGATTATTGACGCGCTGAAGTTCAGCGATTGA
- a CDS encoding DUF481 domain-containing protein produces MPKKAIFTVVISFAFLAFSLEALGDELKLKNGDRLTGNIVKADGKTLTLKTDYAGTISVSTDAIAEIISKEPLHIALASGKTLVGKIATGEGKYEIETKEAEKVSGEVSAIQAIRSDAEQAAYERMLKPSWFDLWNGGLDFGYSLTTGNTRTNTLALGTNLARQTNRDKITLYAAYINATNKNKGVSETTANAIRGGGRYEINLSSRVTTFGFADFEYNKIQLLDLRSVLGGGFGYYTIKNARVQLQAFGGGAYNRENFSTGLRRNSGEVFVGEDLSLKLSERMLFKERFQFFPNLTERGEYRHTFDGALTTKLTRWLTWNVTASNRYISNPPVGSKNNDLLLTTGVGVTFTNFNFKK; encoded by the coding sequence ATGCCTAAGAAAGCGATTTTCACCGTTGTCATATCATTTGCCTTTCTAGCCTTCAGCTTGGAAGCCTTAGGTGACGAATTGAAACTGAAAAATGGAGATCGGTTGACCGGAAACATTGTCAAAGCTGACGGAAAAACGCTCACGCTCAAAACGGATTATGCCGGAACAATCTCTGTTTCGACGGATGCAATCGCCGAAATCATCTCAAAGGAGCCGTTGCATATCGCACTGGCCAGCGGAAAAACGCTGGTCGGCAAGATCGCGACCGGCGAAGGCAAATATGAAATCGAAACCAAAGAGGCAGAGAAAGTTTCCGGCGAAGTGAGCGCGATTCAGGCGATTCGTTCTGATGCGGAGCAGGCGGCCTACGAACGCATGCTCAAGCCAAGCTGGTTTGATTTGTGGAATGGCGGATTGGACTTTGGTTACAGCCTGACTACCGGGAATACACGGACAAATACCTTGGCCCTGGGAACCAATCTGGCTCGTCAAACCAACCGAGACAAAATCACGCTTTATGCCGCCTACATCAACGCCACGAACAAAAATAAAGGCGTCAGTGAAACCACGGCGAATGCCATTCGCGGCGGAGGCCGCTACGAAATCAATCTGTCCAGTCGTGTGACGACGTTTGGCTTTGCAGATTTTGAGTACAACAAGATTCAATTGCTGGATTTGCGGTCGGTGCTTGGCGGAGGATTCGGGTACTACACGATCAAAAATGCGCGCGTGCAACTGCAGGCTTTCGGGGGCGGCGCATATAACCGGGAAAACTTTTCAACCGGACTCCGTCGCAATTCCGGCGAAGTCTTTGTCGGCGAAGACCTCTCGCTGAAACTTTCGGAGCGCATGTTGTTTAAGGAGCGCTTCCAGTTTTTCCCGAATCTGACCGAAAGAGGCGAGTATCGTCATACATTTGATGGTGCATTGACGACAAAGCTGACGCGTTGGCTAACGTGGAATGTCACGGCCAGCAATCGGTACATTTCAAATCCGCCAGTGGGATCAAAGAACAACGATTTGCTGTTGACGACAGGTGTCGGCGTCACCTTCACCAACTTCAATTTCAAGAAGTGA
- a CDS encoding ABC transporter ATP-binding protein encodes MSDVVIRADHLTKEYIRDEFHVVALDDANLEVHQGEFIALMGPSGSGKSTLLHLMAAMDRPTSGKISVFGQNLQALSDAEIARWRNTHIGFVFQSFNLIPVLTAMENVELPLKLTKMNKTQRREQARRALELVGLGDRLNHTPRQLSGGQEQRVAIARAIVTDPDVILADEPTGNLDAASARDVLTLLGRLNKEFNKTLIMVTHDPGAAKTASKTRYLEKGKLLPDGEKPAEY; translated from the coding sequence GTGAGCGATGTTGTGATTCGAGCCGATCATTTGACCAAAGAATACATTCGCGACGAATTTCATGTCGTGGCGCTGGATGACGCAAACCTGGAAGTTCATCAAGGAGAGTTCATTGCCCTGATGGGGCCGTCCGGTTCCGGCAAATCCACCTTGCTGCATTTGATGGCCGCAATGGATCGCCCCACCAGCGGCAAAATCAGCGTTTTCGGGCAAAACCTGCAAGCGTTGAGCGATGCCGAAATCGCGCGCTGGCGCAACACGCACATCGGCTTTGTTTTTCAATCCTTCAACCTGATTCCGGTGTTGACGGCGATGGAAAACGTCGAATTGCCGTTGAAACTGACTAAAATGAACAAAACGCAACGGCGCGAACAAGCTCGGCGCGCGCTGGAATTGGTCGGTCTGGGCGACCGGTTGAACCACACGCCACGCCAGCTTTCAGGCGGACAGGAACAGCGGGTCGCCATCGCCCGAGCCATCGTCACCGACCCGGACGTGATCCTGGCCGACGAACCCACGGGCAACCTTGATGCAGCCTCTGCACGCGATGTGCTGACCTTGCTGGGCAGACTGAACAAGGAATTCAATAAAACCCTGATTATGGTGACCCACGATCCCGGCGCAGCCAAAACCGCCTCCAAAACCCGCTACCTGGAAAAAGGGAAGCTCTTGCCCGACGGTGAAAAACCTGCGGAATACTAA
- a CDS encoding ABC transporter permease — translation MKIPISYNIRNLIARRTTTIMTALGIGLTVAVLLSVFALVEGLRTSLASTGHPLNLLVMRKGATAELNSTMTPEQFQVIKVKPGIARMPNGDPMASLELVTVIVLESPGNPSGINLTMRGLSAAGIAMRDNIHITEGRMFQSGRREIVVGKGLAKRYSTARLGSKIELGRGQWEVVGIMDGGRSAANSEIFCDLAQLAADQNREAGLSSVLLRANDEVSLQALINDLTSDRRLNVDAVSERAYYESQTSAAAPIQFLGLLVAVIMSVGSSFAAMNTMYAAVARRAAEIGTLRVLGFSKPGILTSFMIESLLLSLVGGVIGCLLVLPLNNFTTGVGSFVTFSEITFDFHITPGIMLSGIIFALVMGVIGGLFPAASAARKEILTALKQT, via the coding sequence ATGAAAATCCCGATTAGCTACAACATACGCAATTTAATTGCGCGCCGGACAACTACGATCATGACAGCTCTCGGCATTGGACTGACCGTCGCCGTTTTGCTTAGCGTCTTTGCGCTGGTGGAAGGATTGCGAACCTCGCTGGCGTCAACCGGCCATCCGTTGAATTTGCTGGTGATGCGCAAAGGCGCGACCGCTGAACTCAATTCCACGATGACGCCGGAACAGTTTCAGGTCATTAAGGTCAAACCCGGAATTGCCCGGATGCCGAACGGCGATCCAATGGCTTCGCTGGAATTGGTAACGGTGATCGTGCTGGAAAGCCCGGGCAATCCGTCGGGCATCAACCTCACGATGCGGGGTTTGTCGGCGGCTGGAATTGCCATGCGGGACAACATCCACATCACAGAAGGTCGGATGTTCCAGTCAGGACGCCGCGAAATCGTCGTCGGCAAAGGCCTCGCCAAACGATATTCGACAGCGAGGCTTGGATCAAAAATTGAACTCGGTCGCGGGCAGTGGGAAGTCGTAGGCATCATGGATGGCGGACGTTCCGCCGCGAACAGCGAAATCTTCTGCGACCTGGCGCAACTGGCCGCCGATCAAAACCGTGAAGCCGGATTGAGTTCCGTGCTGCTTCGGGCCAACGATGAAGTTTCCTTGCAGGCGTTGATCAACGACCTGACCAGCGACCGGCGCCTGAACGTGGATGCCGTTTCTGAACGCGCTTACTACGAATCCCAGACGAGCGCGGCGGCGCCGATCCAGTTTTTGGGGCTTTTGGTCGCCGTCATTATGTCCGTCGGTTCCAGTTTTGCGGCCATGAACACCATGTATGCCGCCGTCGCGCGCCGCGCTGCGGAAATCGGCACCTTGCGCGTGCTGGGCTTTTCCAAACCCGGCATCCTGACCAGCTTCATGATCGAATCGTTGCTGTTGAGCTTGGTGGGAGGCGTTATCGGCTGTTTGCTGGTGTTGCCGCTGAATAATTTCACGACCGGCGTCGGCAGTTTTGTCACCTTCAGCGAAATCACGTTCGACTTTCACATTACGCCGGGCATTATGCTTTCGGGAATTATTTTCGCGCTGGTTATGGGCGTCATCGGAGGCCTGTTCCCTGCAGCTTCGGCGGCTAGGAAAGAAATTCTGACTGCATTGAAACAGACCTGA
- a CDS encoding glutamine synthetase III, translating into MSTTGNQGRLWAIAEVSKRTPRTIANGLKASDYFGCNTFNQKVMAEKLPKAVYKSLLKTIKGGHKLDQSIAASVAHAVKEWAIEKGATHYTHWFQPNTGITAEKHDTFLTLDGDGQAIERFDASQLIQSEPDASSFPSGGLRATFEARGYTAWDPSTPIFIMEGANGKTLCIPSVFISYHGQVLDKKTPLLRSDEYLSQNALKVLKLFGNPAARVFSTLGPEQEYFLIDEAFYALRPDLIATGRTLIGAKPPKGQELEDQYFGSIKARILAFMQEFEHELFKLGIPVKTRHNEVAPAQFETAPIFESVSVATDHNQLTMEMLRQVAKRHNLAFLIHEKPFAGINGSGKHNNWSMATDEGENLLEPGDTPEKNLQFLVFLLATMKGVYKHQGALRAAIAGSGNDHRLGANEAPPAIISVFLGNALTKILDAIEAGKLKGSTSEKQVINLGVSKLPEVAKDNTDRNRTSPFAFTGNKFEFRAVASSASTATPMATLNAAVGEALGEMASRLEASVKKTKDFDKAVIDVVKEFVAETKAIRFEGNNYADEWREEAAKRGLLNLAKTPEALAQLKTKDTKALFNKSGVYKADELESRYHLEIERYIKDLEIEVAALKELAATAVLPAAFKHQTQIAGSVAALAAAGINGDSLAVQRAEVESFAGMIAALKSALDKLDHALEKAEVDNLEKKAAAFAHGVSDAMAAVREACDKLELITDDGLWPLPKYREMLFLS; encoded by the coding sequence ATGAGCACGACAGGAAATCAGGGGCGGCTATGGGCAATTGCTGAAGTCAGCAAACGCACGCCACGCACAATTGCTAACGGACTGAAAGCTTCGGACTATTTCGGATGCAACACGTTCAATCAGAAAGTCATGGCGGAAAAACTGCCGAAGGCCGTTTACAAATCACTGCTAAAGACGATCAAAGGTGGCCACAAGCTGGACCAATCCATTGCGGCGTCGGTCGCGCACGCGGTCAAAGAGTGGGCGATTGAAAAAGGCGCGACGCATTACACGCACTGGTTCCAACCGAACACCGGCATTACGGCTGAAAAACACGACACCTTCTTGACACTGGATGGCGACGGCCAAGCCATTGAGCGGTTTGACGCCAGCCAATTGATTCAAAGCGAGCCGGATGCCTCCAGTTTTCCATCGGGCGGATTGCGCGCCACGTTTGAAGCGCGTGGTTATACGGCCTGGGATCCTTCAACGCCGATTTTCATTATGGAAGGCGCAAACGGTAAGACGTTGTGCATCCCGTCAGTGTTCATTTCTTACCACGGCCAGGTGCTGGACAAGAAAACTCCGTTGTTGCGCTCGGATGAATACTTGAGCCAGAACGCGCTGAAGGTGCTGAAGCTGTTTGGCAACCCCGCGGCTCGTGTGTTTTCGACACTGGGGCCGGAACAGGAATACTTTCTGATTGACGAGGCGTTTTACGCGCTACGCCCCGACCTGATCGCCACCGGGCGCACCTTGATCGGAGCCAAACCTCCCAAGGGGCAGGAACTGGAAGATCAATACTTCGGCTCGATCAAAGCGCGCATTTTGGCGTTTATGCAGGAATTTGAACACGAATTGTTCAAACTCGGCATTCCGGTCAAAACGCGCCACAACGAAGTCGCACCAGCGCAGTTTGAAACAGCGCCGATTTTCGAATCGGTCAGCGTCGCCACCGACCACAACCAGTTAACGATGGAGATGTTGCGCCAGGTGGCCAAACGTCACAATCTGGCATTCCTGATCCATGAAAAGCCATTTGCCGGAATCAACGGCAGCGGTAAACACAACAATTGGTCAATGGCTACGGACGAAGGCGAGAACCTGTTGGAACCGGGTGATACGCCGGAAAAAAATCTTCAATTTCTAGTCTTTTTGCTGGCCACGATGAAAGGGGTTTACAAACACCAGGGAGCGTTGCGCGCAGCGATTGCCGGTTCCGGCAATGATCACCGTCTGGGCGCCAACGAAGCTCCGCCCGCCATCATTTCCGTATTTTTGGGCAACGCGTTGACCAAAATCCTGGATGCCATCGAAGCGGGCAAGTTGAAAGGTTCGACCTCCGAAAAACAGGTCATCAACCTGGGCGTTTCCAAACTGCCCGAAGTCGCCAAAGACAATACAGACCGCAACCGCACTTCGCCGTTTGCGTTCACCGGAAACAAGTTTGAATTTCGCGCTGTGGCGTCATCGGCTTCGACAGCAACGCCCATGGCGACGCTGAACGCCGCCGTGGGCGAAGCTCTGGGGGAAATGGCGAGTCGTTTGGAAGCCTCGGTGAAAAAGACGAAGGATTTCGACAAGGCGGTGATTGATGTTGTCAAGGAATTTGTCGCCGAAACCAAGGCGATTCGTTTTGAAGGCAACAATTACGCCGACGAGTGGCGCGAAGAAGCGGCCAAGCGTGGGTTGCTGAATCTTGCCAAGACGCCCGAAGCCCTGGCTCAATTGAAGACAAAAGACACCAAAGCTTTATTCAACAAATCCGGCGTATACAAGGCCGACGAGTTGGAATCGCGGTATCACCTGGAAATCGAACGCTACATCAAAGATCTGGAAATTGAAGTCGCTGCCCTGAAAGAGCTGGCCGCGACGGCAGTGCTCCCGGCGGCGTTCAAACATCAAACTCAGATTGCCGGATCGGTCGCGGCGCTGGCTGCCGCTGGCATCAACGGCGATTCTCTGGCGGTGCAAAGGGCAGAAGTCGAATCCTTCGCCGGAATGATTGCCGCTTTGAAATCGGCTCTTGATAAGCTGGATCACGCCCTTGAAAAGGCCGAAGTTGATAATCTGGAAAAGAAAGCGGCAGCTTTTGCGCACGGAGTTTCGGACGCGATGGCCGCTGTTCGTGAAGCCTGCGACAAACTGGAACTGATAACAGACGATGGACTTTGGCCGCTGCCGAAGTACCGCGAAATGCTGTTCCTGAGCTAG
- a CDS encoding efflux RND transporter periplasmic adaptor subunit, with translation MQPDLNSLRIDKSLKNSPQTSGGSRWARWSKWWILGGIAIFLLLGAWRFINSRLNAATEVEVVRVSASTGGAANTPAGEVLLSATGYIVAHHKIQVASKVVGKVSWIGVEKGDRVEQGQVITRLEDDEYRAQLQQAQGQLASLEARLQELQNGSRPEEVEVARANLEKEKADLANAKINLDRTAKLLKDGVLSQQTFDDAKARYDVQAAQVASLDRTYQLVKIGPRQELIAQVRGQIQQARGAVTFAETQLANTVIRAPITGTILERVVEKGEFVTTGFVGDRGAKGYVVSMADLNDLQVELDINQNDFAKLGPKQRGVLRTDAYRDRAYQGYIEEISPEANRQKATVQVKVKILNPDEYLRPDMNASVDFIADAKPDAARPTDATASIKAVYVPASAVRDGAVFVNLNGRAVKRPVKTGGTTSQGVRIDEGLIGGEDVIINPPKELKDGDKVRTKQ, from the coding sequence ATGCAACCAGACCTGAACAGTTTGCGAATTGACAAGTCCCTGAAAAACAGCCCGCAAACAAGTGGCGGAAGCCGTTGGGCGCGTTGGTCGAAGTGGTGGATTTTGGGCGGCATCGCAATTTTTCTGCTGCTCGGCGCTTGGCGCTTTATCAACAGCCGGTTGAACGCCGCGACCGAAGTTGAAGTCGTGCGGGTGAGCGCGTCCACGGGCGGCGCAGCGAACACGCCTGCGGGTGAAGTGTTGCTGAGCGCGACGGGGTACATCGTCGCGCACCATAAAATTCAGGTGGCGTCGAAAGTCGTCGGCAAAGTTTCCTGGATCGGCGTGGAAAAAGGCGATCGCGTGGAGCAAGGACAGGTCATCACGCGGCTGGAAGACGACGAATACCGCGCGCAGCTTCAACAGGCGCAGGGGCAACTCGCTTCGCTCGAAGCGCGATTGCAGGAATTGCAAAACGGTTCCCGCCCGGAAGAAGTCGAAGTCGCACGTGCGAATCTGGAAAAGGAAAAAGCGGATCTGGCGAACGCCAAAATCAACCTGGATCGAACCGCGAAGCTGCTGAAAGACGGAGTCCTTTCCCAACAAACTTTTGACGACGCCAAAGCGCGGTATGACGTGCAAGCGGCGCAAGTGGCTTCGCTGGATCGAACGTATCAACTGGTCAAAATCGGCCCCCGGCAGGAACTGATCGCGCAGGTGCGCGGCCAGATTCAGCAAGCGCGCGGCGCGGTGACCTTTGCCGAAACACAGCTTGCCAACACAGTCATTCGCGCTCCAATCACTGGCACAATTCTGGAACGCGTGGTGGAAAAAGGCGAATTCGTGACCACGGGATTTGTCGGCGACCGTGGAGCCAAAGGTTACGTCGTTTCGATGGCGGACCTGAACGATCTGCAAGTCGAACTGGACATCAACCAGAACGATTTTGCCAAGCTTGGGCCGAAACAGCGCGGCGTTTTACGAACGGACGCATATCGCGACCGAGCTTATCAAGGATACATCGAAGAAATTTCGCCCGAAGCCAATCGCCAGAAAGCCACCGTGCAGGTCAAAGTCAAAATTTTGAATCCGGATGAATACCTGCGTCCGGACATGAACGCATCGGTGGATTTCATCGCCGACGCGAAACCCGATGCGGCGAGGCCAACCGACGCAACTGCTTCAATCAAGGCAGTTTACGTCCCGGCTTCGGCGGTGCGCGATGGAGCCGTATTCGTCAACTTAAATGGCAGAGCCGTCAAACGTCCGGTCAAAACGGGCGGGACAACTTCGCAAGGCGTGCGAATTGATGAAGGTTTGATTGGCGGCGAAGACGTAATCATCAACCCTCCGAAGGAGTTGAAGGACGGAGACAAAGTGAGGACAAAACAGTGA
- a CDS encoding DUF2203 domain-containing protein produces the protein MRLFTVEEANALLPEVKRLWRKIDRAREVMNGLAPQTKLASQQSGGGGIMYGAEYVQALTSFLASAQEILELGVEIKDFDKGLCDFPHMRDGRVVLLCWMRGEDAIEWWHDTDAGFAGRQPL, from the coding sequence ATGAGACTTTTTACGGTCGAAGAGGCCAATGCTCTGTTACCAGAAGTCAAACGGCTTTGGCGAAAGATTGATCGCGCACGGGAAGTTATGAACGGCCTTGCGCCTCAAACCAAACTCGCCAGCCAGCAAAGCGGCGGCGGCGGGATTATGTATGGCGCTGAATATGTTCAGGCGCTAACTTCTTTCCTCGCCTCGGCTCAGGAAATTCTGGAACTCGGTGTGGAAATCAAGGATTTCGATAAGGGCTTGTGCGACTTTCCGCACATGCGCGATGGCCGCGTTGTACTGCTTTGTTGGATGCGCGGCGAAGACGCCATCGAATGGTGGCATGATACCGATGCGGGCTTCGCCGGTCGTCAACCGCTGTAA
- the bcp gene encoding thioredoxin-dependent thiol peroxidase has translation MPAKKTSTTKPAKTTNAAKPATTSEKESKLLKVGAKAPAFSLTNTEGKTVKLGDLKGKKVALYFYPKDMTPGCTIEACGFRDDFAQLKKRGVEVLGVSGDDQKSHQKFTEKYSLPFTLLSDPTHEMMESYGAWGEKSLYGRKYMGVLRITYIIDEQGKIAHVFDKVKTDTHSKDVIAAVDAM, from the coding sequence ATGCCAGCAAAGAAAACTTCGACAACAAAACCTGCCAAAACGACCAACGCCGCCAAACCTGCGACCACCAGCGAAAAAGAATCAAAACTGTTGAAGGTCGGAGCGAAAGCCCCTGCGTTCAGCCTGACCAACACCGAAGGAAAAACGGTCAAGCTCGGCGATTTGAAAGGCAAAAAAGTCGCCCTGTACTTTTACCCGAAAGACATGACGCCCGGTTGCACTATCGAAGCCTGCGGGTTTCGCGACGATTTCGCACAGCTTAAAAAACGCGGCGTGGAAGTGTTGGGCGTCAGCGGCGATGATCAAAAATCCCATCAGAAGTTCACTGAAAAGTATTCGCTGCCGTTCACGTTACTGTCCGATCCCACGCATGAAATGATGGAATCCTACGGGGCATGGGGCGAAAAAAGCTTATATGGCAGAAAGTACATGGGAGTGCTCCGCATCACTTATATCATTGACGAACAAGGCAAAATCGCTCACGTCTTCGACAAGGTAAAAACCGATACGCACAGCAAAGACGTGATTGCGGCGGTTGATGCCATGTGA
- the nifA gene encoding nif-specific transcriptional activator NifA, giving the protein MEESLQIKKLSALLEVSKALGSTLNIREVIEKVLEILDRDVGMRRGAIALLDDSSSLSIQYAFGMSEGERQRGRYKLDEGITGKVVSTGKPIIVPQISKEPLFLNRTRKRNPGQEESFVCVPIKDRRKTIGAMSIIYPYKQNRNYDDSVKFLTIVAAMISQSLRLAQMVEQEKAQLVDENAHLKRELQQKYDFRNIIGTSKEMREVYDQVAQVAHTNTTVLIRGESGTGKELVAHAIHYNSPRAAKPFIKVNCAALPESLIEAELFGHEKGAFTGAIARKRGRFELAEGGTLFLDEIGDLSPAMQVKLLRVLQEREFERVGGTETIKVNVRLIAATNVDLESAVSDGRFRSDLYYRLNVFSIYLPPLRERKTDILLLADHFLEKYSRQSGKRIKRISTPAIDMLMSYHWPGNVRELENVIERTTLVCDGNVVHGFHMPPSLQTAEGSGTISKVGLEQAVGAFEKELIQDALKTARGNRARAARMLDTTERILGYKVRKYEIDCNRFKG; this is encoded by the coding sequence ATGGAAGAGTCGTTACAGATCAAAAAACTTTCGGCTTTGTTGGAGGTAAGCAAAGCACTGGGTTCAACCCTGAATATCCGGGAAGTAATCGAAAAGGTGTTGGAAATTCTGGATCGCGACGTGGGCATGCGACGCGGAGCCATTGCCTTGCTGGATGATAGCAGTTCGCTTTCAATCCAGTACGCTTTTGGGATGAGCGAAGGCGAACGCCAACGCGGCAGGTATAAACTGGACGAAGGAATCACCGGCAAGGTGGTTTCGACCGGCAAACCCATCATTGTCCCGCAAATCAGCAAGGAACCTTTGTTTTTGAACCGGACGCGCAAACGCAATCCGGGTCAGGAAGAATCCTTCGTTTGTGTGCCAATCAAGGACAGACGCAAAACGATCGGAGCGATGTCCATCATTTACCCTTATAAACAAAATCGAAATTACGACGATAGCGTAAAGTTTTTGACGATTGTGGCCGCCATGATTTCTCAAAGCCTGAGACTGGCGCAGATGGTCGAGCAGGAAAAAGCCCAATTGGTGGATGAAAACGCCCACCTGAAGCGTGAACTTCAACAGAAGTACGATTTTCGCAATATCATCGGAACCAGCAAGGAAATGCGCGAAGTTTATGATCAGGTTGCGCAAGTTGCTCATACGAATACGACGGTTTTGATTCGCGGCGAATCCGGCACGGGCAAGGAACTGGTCGCCCATGCAATCCATTACAACAGCCCGCGCGCTGCCAAACCCTTTATCAAAGTCAATTGTGCTGCGCTGCCTGAAAGTTTGATTGAAGCCGAATTGTTCGGACACGAAAAAGGGGCTTTCACAGGTGCGATTGCTCGCAAACGCGGACGTTTTGAGTTGGCGGAAGGCGGAACTTTATTTTTGGATGAAATCGGCGATTTGTCTCCCGCCATGCAGGTCAAGCTGTTGCGTGTATTGCAGGAACGCGAATTTGAGCGGGTTGGCGGAACCGAAACCATCAAGGTCAATGTCCGTCTGATCGCTGCGACGAATGTGGACTTGGAATCAGCCGTTTCTGACGGCAGATTCCGTTCGGATTTGTATTACCGATTAAATGTGTTTTCGATTTACCTGCCGCCGCTGCGCGAACGAAAGACAGACATCCTGCTGCTGGCCGATCACTTTCTGGAAAAATATTCCCGCCAAAGCGGCAAACGCATCAAGCGCATCTCGACGCCTGCCATTGACATGCTGATGAGTTATCACTGGCCTGGAAATGTGCGCGAATTGGAAAACGTCATCGAACGCACCACATTGGTTTGCGACGGCAACGTGGTGCACGGCTTTCACATGCCGCCTTCCCTGCAAACGGCTGAAGGCTCAGGCACCATTTCCAAAGTCGGTCTGGAACAGGCCGTTGGCGCTTTTGAAAAGGAATTGATTCAGGATGCCTTAAAAACCGCTCGAGGCAATCGCGCGCGCGCCGCTCGCATGCTGGATACAACCGAAAGGATTTTGGGCTACAAGGTCAGAAAGTACGAAATTGACTGCAATCGGTTCAAAGGCTGA